One region of Oryza glaberrima chromosome 7, OglaRS2, whole genome shotgun sequence genomic DNA includes:
- the LOC127780843 gene encoding disease resistance protein RGA2-like — protein sequence MDGDASSPPMSALDPGNVAIQLFKEITTMTESAMEERLQRLLLRVRIIVEEADERIITNQVMLQQLNILRKEMYRGYFTLDIFRCHGYKGDSTKDHQVNNPFALSKFNPAKRVRLCKVSGQSVQKQLQQVLGSLEVAIEDTSEFVMFLNNCPRLCRQPYSMHLLLDNCLFSRQLEREHIMNFLLKENTPGAENLGILPIIGPENVGKSTLIEHACDDERVRNHFSQIVCFNDNDLESSIKTMPLMEKGY from the exons ATGGATGGTgatgcctcctctcctcccatgtCTGCTCTTGATCCAG GAAACGTAGCTATTCAGCTGTTTAAGGAGATAACAACCATG ACAGAGTCAGCCATGGAGGAGAGACTACAGCGGCTTCTACTCCGGGTCCGGATCATCGTGGAGGAGGCAGATGAACGGATCATCACAAACCAAGTCATGCTGCAACAACTGAACATACTAAGGAAGGAGATGTACAGAGGGTATTTCACCCTCGACATATTCAGATGCCATGGATACAAAGGAGACAGTACTAAAGATCACCAGGTGAATAACCCTTTTGCACTATCCAAGTTCAATCCTGCCAAGCGTGTTCGGCTGTGCAAGGTCAGTGGCCAGAGTGTACAAAAGCAGTTGCAGCAAGTTCTTGGCAGCCTTGAAGTTGCCATTGAAGATACAAGTGAATTTGTCATGTTCTTGAACAATTGTCCACGTCTATGCCGCCAGCCATATAGCATGCACTTGCTTTTAGACAATTGCTTGTTCAGTCGCCAATTGGAGAGGGAGCACATCATGAACTTCCTGCTCAAAGAGAATACTCCCGGAGCTGAAAATCTAGGCATCCTGCCGATCATCGGTCCAGAGAACGTTGGGAAGAGCACCCTGATTGAGCATGCCTGTGATGATGAAAGGGTGCGTAACCACTTCTCTCAAATTGTGTGTTTCAATGACAATGATCTTGAATCAAGCATCAAAACCATGCCACTGATGGAGAAAGGATACTAA
- the LOC127779243 gene encoding disease resistance protein RGA2-like, whose translation MLQQLNMLRKEMYRGYYIMDRFRYHDREEENTKDHQVSNSFAPSKFNPAKRIRFCRTSGQSLQQQLQQVLASLEATIEDTSEFFMFLNSYPRLNRELAGRSFSFLIDRCYSKLPLLSNEEKIQRLERMLLRLAAAIEEADGRRILNHGMLRHVNMLRQDMYRGYYILDSFRFPEAHEEEIMSENNDKVSYSLALSKFNSAKRARIPIGTRRHGDRGELEQVIDNLEIAMADMVEFFLLLNNYPSIHRQPYNSYLFMDKCMFGRQMEMEQIINFLLRPEPPNTLSVDNIGVLPIIGLAKVGKSTLVKHVCGDERVCNHFSRILFLTEGDFREEKSLLTLRDSGEIRHMHTSSSVSSGGERLLVIIELAEDVADDKWTRMCASLRSCISAGSKIIITSRLEKIAKLGTTQPLRLKFLSREAYWYFFKVLAFGSSDPKEHPELASVSMMMFNVYFDHELYKNFTGPFMDLNIMASLIQATFYEGNWLSLHARTRGYFLLRRGLGDDFELKTKCVPIPKKNAVVQQYCVISDYCRVGVAHEEDQEVPKIDMQDVLSGRVAPDGRFDIVLWRSHLPPYYSYIYSCEIHEYRPALATCKMELRQKRKT comes from the exons ATGCTGCAGCAACTGAACATGCTGAGGAAGGAGATGTACAGAGGGTATTACATCATGGACAGATTCAGATACCATGACCGTGAAGAAGAAAATACCAAAGACCACCAAGTGAGTAACTCTTTCGCTCCATCCAAGTTCAATCCTGCCAAGCGCATTCGGTTCTGCAGGACAAGTGGCCAGAGTTTACAACAGCAGCTGCAGCAAGTTCTTGCCAGCCTTGAAGCCACCATTGAAGATACCAGTGAATTTTTCATGTTCCTGAACAGTTATCCACGCTTGAACC GAGAGCTTGCAGGTAGATCCTTCTCCTTCTTGATAGACAGATGCTACTCCAAACTGCCATTGCTGTCCAACGAGGAGAAGATTCAGAGACTCGAAAGGATGCTGCTCCGGCTCGCTGCTGCCATTGAAGAGGCCGATGGGAGGAGAATCTTGAACCATGGAATGCTTCGACATGTCAACATGCTGAGACAAGACATGTACAGAGGGTACTACATTCTTGACTCCTTCAGATTCCCTGAAGCCCACGAGGAGGAGATCATGAGCGAAAACAATGACAAAGTGAGTTACTCTTTAGCTCTGTCTAAATTCAACTCTGCCAAGCGTGCTCGAATCCCTATTGGTACTAGACGGCATGGAGATAGAGGAGAGCTTGAGCAGGTGATTGACAACCTAGAGATCGCCATGGCTGACATGGTTGAGTTTTTTCTGCTTTTGAACAACTACCCTTCCATTCATCGTCAGCCATACAACAGTTACCTGTTCATGGACAAGTGCATGTTTGGGCGTCAAATGGAGATGGAGCAGATCATCAATTTCTTGTTGCGTCCTGAACCTCCAAACACGCTAAGTGTTGATAACATTGGTGTCCTGCCGATTATTGGTCTAGCCAAAGTTGGGAAGAGCACACTTGTCAAGCATGTTTGCGGCGATGAGAGGGTGTGCAACCACTTCTCTCGCATCCTTTTTCTTACTGAGGGCGATTTTAGAGAGGAAAAATCATTGCTTACACTAAGGGATTCAGGAGAGATAAGGCATATGCACACATCATCATCGGTTTCAAGTGGAGGAGAAAGATTGTTAGTCATCATTGAGTTAGCTGAGGATGTTGCTGATGATAAATGGACAAGGATGTGCGCTTCTTTGCGAAGTTGCATTTCAGCTGGAAGTAAAATCATAATCACAAGCCGGTTAGAGAAGATCGCAAAGCTTGGAACAACACAACCTCTACGTCTGAAGTTTTTGTCGCGAGAAGCTTACTGGTACTTCTTTAAGGTGCTCGCATTCGGAAGCTCAGATCCTAAAGAACACCCTGAGTTAGCATCTGTATCAATGATGATGTTCAATGTCTACTTTGATCATGAATTGTACAAGAATTTCACTGGACCATTCATGGACCTAAATATCATGGCCAGCTTGATCCAAGCTACATTTTATGAGGGCAACTGGCTCAGCCTCCATGCACGCACCAGGGGTTATTTTCTGCTTAGGAGAGGTTTAGGTGATGATTTTGAGTTGAAGACAAAGTGCGTGCCTATTCCCAAGAAAAATGCAGTTGTGCAACAGTATTGTGTAATCTCCGATTATTGCCGAGTAGGGGTTGCTCATgaagaagatcaggaagttcCCAAAATTGATATGCAAGATGTCTTGTCAGGGAGAGTTGCACCTGATGGGAGATTTGATATTGTGCTGTGGAGATCTCACCTTCCGCCATATTACAGCTACATATATAGCTGTGAGATCCATGAGTACAGGCCTGCATTAGCTACCTGCAAGATGGAACTCCGACAAAAGAGGAAAACTTAG